A segment of the Mugil cephalus isolate CIBA_MC_2020 chromosome 13, CIBA_Mcephalus_1.1, whole genome shotgun sequence genome:
TCATGTTTATCTTAATTAgccaatacaaaaaaataaaaaataaaagcagacgaCTAAACAAGGTTCAATTTACGGCTCTGTCTGAAATATCAGATTAACACGAATGCAAAGGAGCAAACTTACAGATAAAAAATGCCATCCTTTGTTTTAGAAAGCGGGTAGGTCCACATTTGAAGTCCTCACGCAGCCTTTTATGAATTGAAATGATTACAGCTGCTATCTGCGCCAGTGGAGCAGGAACCGCCCACTTCTTCTATGCTTGTCAACACATTTATCACTCACTTAAGTAAACTACAAAGAATGTGTCCTAATATTTGGGTTGCCTCTCCTCAAAATCTCCACCTGTGGAcgttaattcttttttttttatttcatgctgtAACATCCAAATGgtagcttttttattttattttcagtgactCATCTACATGTGGTGGTTTTCTCTTTGCTCTACTCACAGTTTGGGTTTAGCCAGCACGGGTGGTGGTTCTTTGTTGGCTGACGCCTGATCTGGGTCTTCGTCAGAGAGAAAGGATGCGTCACtttgctcctcttcctcgtcctcggGCAGTTTGAAGTGCACGCGCAGGCCGACTCTGGAGCCGGAGCGTGAgtgtttgtggtttgtcatgGTGCCTGTCTTTAGGCAGGAGTTGGGAGGAGGATCGGGCAGGGGTATCACGATGGGGGTGCCGTTCAGGTGGTTTGGGGAACCTTTAACTTTTGGGCTTGTGTCAGGTGACGTCACTGAGGGTCTTGGCACTTCCTGCGCAGCTGAAGTCTCAGCTGCAGATGAGGCAACGAAAGGTCTTGGGTAGGAGAGGTACTGTCTGCCGCTCTGTGATTCTGGACGTGTTGCAATGGACCCGGGATGGTCCTGCTGGTTGAGGCAGAGGGGATCTAAGTTTGGGGTGCTGGTGCTGCGGGCGTTCAGGCTGGAGCTGCTGGTCAGACTGGAGGGCTCCAGACTGGGCAGGCTGGTGCGAAGAGGATCTGGGCGCAACATGCTCGAGCTGTGGGGGTCCAGGCGAAGGGTGCTGGTGTTTAAGGGGTCCAGGCGTACGGTGCTGGAGATGAGAGGGTCTAGGCGAATGGTGCTGGAGTGGGGCTTGATGCTGCTGGTCACAGCAACCTCTAGATGAGGGTTCACAGCAGGAGCCGGGGGGAAATGCTCTTGCATTGGACCGGGCTTCACCATTAAACTATTCAAAGGCCTCACGTGGTTACTGTTGCTGCCATTGCCTGAGGGACAAAGAGAATGATTGATATATACATTTCAGCGCTAGCCTCGATGTTTGTGTGAAGTGAAAGATAAACTTTACCTTTGACCCTGAGTGCAGCAGTGCTAGACACGGTTCCATACTTGTTGTTTGCCGTACAAGTAAACACCCCCGAATCCTCAGGAAAGACCTCAGCAATGACCAGAGTGCATATTTCCTCTagagggaaagggagaaaagATGATACTCACATCATTAGGTTTGACATTCTACAGCTGCACCATGTCAACGTCTCACAGTGTCCCAGTGCAGCAACGAAACATAGCGTGACTTGCTCAAATGCACAGCAGTGAGGTTTCTCTGTATCACTGGGGCTGAGAGTCTGCTATATCTGCAGCTAAGGCAGGTTGAAGTGATCTGCCATGGTGGTTTGACACAGGATGAGAGGCTACCTTATATGGTCCAGAGTCAGGGAAAAGCAGCCCTGGCTTATGTacagaagaagagcagaagcCTCCGCCAAGGACTATAAACACTCCAGCAGAGTAATATGTACACACTGCAGCATCGTATGCAGACAGGCAGCTGCTATGATGTTGTCAACACTCTTGTTTTTGACAGATGGGGACAGGATGAAATATGTACCTGATTCAGCTGGAGATCTGGGCTCTGAAAGAGAAACAAGGAGCAGAGTCACGGTGAAAGGGCAACAGTCCTCCGGTGCATCGGCTTCACGGTCCACACGTCTGTCACGTCACGATCAGTTAATGCTCTCACTTGTCATTTTGGTGTTTtccttttacatttattaacattttcagaTTATGAGCTAAAATTCTGTCATATTAAATAGaaccttcctttccttctttttttacagaatcctatttattttcttggtgCACATTAAGGTCCATAAGAAACAGTTTCAGTATTTTACTATCACAGCGGCACAGAGCTTACTTTTCTGCAGGATCCTGAAATCCGGAGAGTCGTCTATGAGTGTTCCTTCCCTGTACCAGTCCACTCGAGGTGAGGGCGACCCCTTCACGCGACACTCTAGCACCACCAGCTGGCCTTCTGAGGCAAGGAGGTCCTGCAGGCTCTGTTGAGAGGGTGGACAGGCTGTATCCTGCATCTCTAGAGCATTTATACACTCcaactttctttttgtgtgagtGACTACCTTTGTGAATACGGGGGCGGCCATGATGGGTTGCCCGTTTAATCCTTGTGGATAGTTGTGGTTCGATGTTTGActctgaagattaaaaaaaaaaaaatacaaaatcaaaatatataaaagtatatatatataagtaaataagatatttgcattattttaccTCAGGCTGGATTGTTTGTGCTGGAGCTGAGTTTAAAGGCAGCGATGGAGCTATCGCCGTCTGCACAGTCTGCGGTGCAGGTAGGCCTAGGGGAGCTGTTAGCACTCTCTGGACTTCTGTAAGTCCTGCATCGCCTGAAGAAGTAGAAGTGAACACCTGCACAGGTAATACTGTTGCCTCCTCCTGAACAGGGTGTGCTGTGGATGCCACAGCTACTTGGGAGAATTCTGGGAGCGGAGGTACAGAAGCAGAAATCTGGACGGGTGGAAGAGGTTCTGGGACGACTTGGTTCGTTGTTTGAGAGAAGAGCTCCTCTGCTGGTTCTTCAGTGGCTGCTGCAGGCTGGGATGACACAgagtcttcctcctctgcagggaGAGTTTGGCTTGAAGGTGGAGGTAAAGATGAGGGCGTCTGTGGTTGCTTCCTCTGCAGCCTTTGCCGATCACAAAAGAAAACCGGTGTAAAGCGTTCGTTGTTGCGCgcattctcatctcatctcttttaGGGTGTTAACAGAGAAAATAGAGCAGAAACTCACTGGGCTACATGCTCAAAGTGCTGCTCCACGTCAGAGTCCGAAGAGGAGGCGCCTggagaacagaaacaaacatcgTCCATCTCTAGGGAAACGTTTCACACGGACTCATAAAACCAGcaatgagaaagaaacagaagaatcACCTTCGACATAGATCTCGGCCGACGTGGAGTCGGTACCGTAGAAATTGGACGCAAAGCAGGAGTAGCGTCCCGTGTCTTCCTCGAACGCCTCGGCGATGATCAGAGAGTGAAGCTCACCATTGGTGATGATCTGAATGTCGGGGCTGTTCTCCAGCTCCTTGCCCTCACAAAACCACCTGAAATTCAAGGTAATTCAATGAGAATTAGCGTTCTTAGCTTCCTTTGCTACAAATATCTTATATGCGCAACAGCTTTCTTTTATTGGTAAAAGGACGCTCAGTTATTTGTACAAATCTTGACCCTGAACTTCACTGTAAGTCCAGCTGCAAGGGCAAGTTGGGCCGTTCTCTGCAAGTAATCAGCTTCTTGTTCCACATCAGTGATACTCGTATTTCAAGACTCCTACTCGGGCATTGTTATTTCAAACCCTGTCTCCACACTTCtctttaccccccccccccccccccccccccccgcccccgcccccaTTAATCTTCTGACATTTGTGTCTATGAGACTGGTACCATGTGGTGTCTTTCTCACTTCCCCAATACTAATTCTGGCTCGGTCCCACTCAGTAAAGTTATGCAGGCCGAGAGGAAAACGTTTTGATGAGCAAGCCCTATCCCTTTCCTGGTAAGAGAAGAAGCGGCACCACGACGCGCCGTGCCAGCTTATCGGCCGCTGTAATGTGCCGTCGACGTTGTTGAGGATGAGGAGCATGCGGTGGCTGATATTAAGTCACCTCTGTTAACTGTCGTGTCTGGGTACACGAGAGTAGAGATGATCCTCAGAGAGATGCACGAAATATGTAAACCAGGTTACATCGTGTCGGCATCTTGAAGCCACTAGTTTATATTAAAAATCTATCATTTCATGCTTTTAAATTACAAGCAAGTGTgataaattcaaatgaaaacaaagagaagacacCGGACTAAAATTACTTACCTTCTTCTGGTCCACTGCTGCTGCAGTTGGTCTATTTCTTACTTAGTAAAACTATAATGGTAAACCTCTAACTTCTTTCTCAGCCCCGACCGGCAACATATGCAGCGGCCTCTATTTTGAGAGGATGAGGCGCTGAAGCTTTATAAAATCCAGCCAATAAACAACCAGGAATAGGGTGATGTATTACCCTCTGGCAAGACGTCATCATATCGCCATGTATCAtatctgctgctgccactgacATTATGATCATATTTATGCCCGtccttcactttttttcctAATAAATATGGATGGAGGATTGAATAATAACGCCACTTTTGATACGTTCCAAACTTAGaacataaacaaactaaatccaGACTACATCTGAGCTTTGGTATTTCTGCTGCGGTTTCCAGAGAAATCCGTTTGCCGCTGCGTGGACACAACACAGACGATGTCCTCTCCGcgtcctgtctgtcttttaatgAGTAAGGCTCTAAATTGAAAGCATGAGTAGCAGAGGACGAGGCTGCTCTGTGAGGGGGCAAAGACCCCTTTTCGCTGCACCTGTCCGGGCTATtttacccccccaccctctctggAGTTCAGAACTGGTGAGGAGATTCCCCCCCAGAGCCCGGGATCTCTGACTGGCTGACCCAAACTCGTACGCACAACGCTAAACATAGACTCAGGATACACACAATGCTATACCCTGACACACAAGAGACGGTACACCGCTGCAAAGCGATGGGAAACATGAACCTGACAACTCTATTTTGACCCCTTTAAGTCAGACACTCGGAGAGGCTGCTACACATGACACTGTTTGGTGAACACAAGGGCTCAAGGTTaataaaattttttaaaaaataactaaaaatacaaGTTCCAGCTTTGTGTCATAACTTAAGCCGACACCACTGACACACAACTCAGATCTTCAGAGAGGGTAACAACAAACCTCACGTTTAAATCATCTTACCAAACTCTTCATGCTTCTGTCAAGAGCTCAGTCGGTTCCATTATCAGACGCAACTACAGCTCGCATTGCCAGTCCGGTCTAAAAATGGCCGGGAGCAACATTCTCCCCGGACAAGTATAAGTTAGTGGCTCAACAATGTTCAGTAGGAATAACAAGCCCATGCCCCCTATAGTCTGACAAATCAAATTCAGCCTCCCGGGCCTCTCTTATGCTGAGCTGTGAGGGAATTAGCTGATTACAACGTATCAaacataaatgtttgtttgtcttacGCCTTTTTCATAGTTATTTTGATGAAGATTTCTTTACCCCTGAGGACAAAACGTTTAAGCCGAATCCCTCGAGGAGTAAATTCATCTCGTATTCCAGCGCATTTTACACGCAGATCATAAATAATTAGGATGAGTTCCTAAAACAGAGCGCCTCATACGATTATCATTTGCTCCCCTGACCACACACGGACACGCACctacgcaaacacacactcatgccATTCAGGGATCAGCTGTTGGATGTCGTCACATGTCACCTCTGTTTGGATCTCCTGAGAAAACTGTGGATTTTTCATCCTCACACCTCTAAGACTGGGATGATGTGAGCTTCAGATGCAGACAGGAATCAGTCAAAAGAAAGTATCAAACCCATGAAAATATCCTCAcgttaaaaatgcataaaacacgACTCTGTACGTGTTTGATCTTTTACATTTTGGTTCTTGAAGCACACAGATACGCTGCCAAGAAGGACTTTCCACAGCTGAAATATAAACTGACCAGTATAGATATGATGACGTGCAGGTGTCactgaaacatgacacagatCAGAAGACATTTAGAGGAAAATACCAGCACAGGAACAGACAGTACGTTAATATTGTCTATACTTTCACAAAATGATTGTATCTGTCAAATGAAATGTTATATACACTATAGGAGATATAAGATTACAAATTATACTATTAGAAATTAAACGGCTAAAGAAGCGATAATGCAAAATAAACTATTAGACATCTATTGGACAACTACTAAAGAACtggattattattgttattactagtGTATTAGTGTTAGATTTAACTACAGCAGTTAGTGGTCTAGTTAGAACATTTAAGAACATTTAACACTATTTTAGATTATGACGATGATATTAAAACTGTtgaataaatgcacatttttggaGCTGCAGTGGAGCAGAAGTACAGAGTAACAGAAACCTCTCATCCTTAActaagctgcaaaaaaacaaaaacagcacctCACAGCACACTGTAAGCCTGCAATCCAGGGAATAAACAAAGGACTCCGGGAGCTTTAGAAATGACTGTTTCCTTACCGCACTTCAGGCACAGGAAGCCCTCTCACAATGCAGTCTAACTGCATCTTGCTGCCTTCAGGAACCTCCCTGCTTTTCAGTTTCTGGATGAACTGAGGGGGCTCACACACCGGCTCCTCCGCGTACGGAGTCTCTGTCGAGGCAAAGTCCTCGgcctcttcctccacttcctggGGCACGGAGTTGTACTGTGGCTCCTCGGTAATCCTGAAGTCCTGAAACTCCACGTGTCCAGTCCCAGAGTCCAGCTGGACCGCTGGCTGGTGGCTAACGGCGGGGCTGGGtccctccttctccagctccgcGGGCATGACCGAGCGCTCCCTGTTGTCAGAGGCGAGGGGGTACACGATCTCATCGTTCTGGGCCTTGTTCTGGCTCCTGCTCCTGTGGGTTTTGCAGGACCTCGGCCGCACCCGCTTGGAGCTGTTGGCCttgaagagggaggagagctccTCGATGAAATCTGCCGCCTTGTTGAGGAACTCCTTCTTGGACTGGGTCTCCAGGCCGTACGGGGCGCTCCTCGACGACCTGTTGTAGTCGTGGAATCCTTCACCGGAGTCCCTGCTGTTCCTGATCATGTTGTCCTGCCGCGTGGACGCTTTGTGCACCTTTCTGTCAGCTGTGTATGTCGCGTTTGCCGCTGGCAGTTCTTTAAACTCTGGCTGAGCGAAGGGAACCGCCGGAGGGGCAGCTGAAGGAGCAGGAGACGGGTTAAGGAAGGGAACGGAAGGGGTTGCAGAGCAAGAAACTGAGGCCGAGGAGACGCTGGAGGGGGCTACAGGCGTGACGGGGACCTTGACCTCTGCCCTCTCCTCACGGGGATCGTGTCCGATGGCCTGGCAGGCCAGGTTCACACTCTCATCCAGCTCTTCCTGGCTGAGGAAGGCCGACAGGTCTGGGAACTGAGGGTCATTGTGGCTCATGGCGTCCTCCGCCTTGCCTTTGAGCGACCCGTAGATCTGAAGGCGCGAGGACGAGGCGTCGGAGCGGCTCATCTCGCTGTGACGCTGCTGGGCTCTGGCCTCGGCTAGGTAGTTCTCCCTTAAGAGCTGAGACAGCGAGGGCGGCTGGTCGATGTTGTTCTCTTGCATATTGCTGAAATAAACGCAAGATATTCTATTAAAAGTAGTGAAAACGGTGACGTCCACTAGCAGAGCTGATCGTGTTTGAAAAGGTCATTGCCAAATGTAAAGGAATAAAGGAATCCTGCACAATGTTTGAGTCAAAAGACAATAACTCGTGTGCATTTAAGTGAATGTTATATCCCTGAATTGATTGTAATACAGTCAGTAGTGATGGAGCAGCCTCTGATGTTTTAGAGtcaacacattttcagaaaatttAAATCTTTGGAACAAACATTGATACATCAAAAGAACCGTGTTGATTTAGCTTCTTTCTGTCAAACCTCACTTCTTGAATATCAAACTTTAGCACATGTTTAAGATGCTCTACAAATCCATTTTAATACTGTGTTGTGTGACATGACACGTTAAATACATTAGTTGATTAGTGACTAGCAaccattttaatttgttgtccTTATATTCCAACTAAAATGtctcagctccagctcctcaaATGTCCGTGTCTTTAGTGACATGAAGCGGTTTTACCTTCATTTCAACctgtattttcagatttttcatgaaAGAGgcgttttatttaattatgaaACGGACTTGATTCATAAAGGGTAACGTGGAGTACACACAAGTTGTAGTACGTGCACAATTGTCGCTAATTGCTAACGGTCACAAGTCTAAATAAAGCCCATTGAAATATCTTGTTTTCATcccttcacatttcacattgtgAAATATCGGATGCATGTGCACGGTGACTGTGGTTAAAAGCAGCGGATGTGTGGTAAaaatagctttttattttagcttaaATTCAACCTTCCTCTCGCCTCGTCGGGGTATCGGGTTCATGCTCCGACACCAGATCTAATGGGATGCAGGcgggcttcttcttctctttcttccctattttttttattttctaaaccCCCCATCTGCCTCACACCGACACATATGATGTTTTAGACTGTCAGCACAGCTTTTTGACACTAGTCATGAGCAAGTTATTGGGTACAGACATGAGATAGGGCCCACACATGCTACTGACACTCAAATCAGTGCAATTAAGACAGACGGCGATGCCCTTCCAACAGACctgaagctgcagctgttgtGTACATTAATCCTTTGCAAACAGGCTCCAAGCCCACCGAGTCATATCTAATAATAGCGAGGGGTCGGCTTACATGAAgaaaatcaacagaaaaaaaaaaaaaaaagcatcgcCACTCATCCTGTGTTATCAGGATTTTCGTCAGTCACAACAGACATTAATCAAATGACTCAAACGGAACTATAATTATCATAAATGGGACCGTCCTGAGTGACACAGCAGGCTTAGAGCCCCCCCTGACCAACCACCGCAgcagcatgcatgcatgcaggcAGGTTAAGATAATTCAATTAAATAGGAGCATAAGCGGTCAAACAGAAATAGGCTTTTGAGGCTCAGTGTCGGAGATTTTCTGGGGGCCGATGCCAGAAGACAATCTACTGCGAACAATTGAATTAGGGGCCGGTGTGTTTTACCTTCAGAATAAACCCAGCTGCCCCCCAGTGAAGGACTGGTAAATCCTCAGGGTGCACCTGTGCTGAAAGGAGGAGATTCCAGTCTTCAGCTCGCTGCCACCTGGGAAAGTCTTGGGACGCACAGGCAGCTGCCCAGCCTTCCCCGCTTTTTCTCGCAAGCACACAGCTAACCTTGAAGTTTACAGGAAAATGTGGAGGCGAGTAGCTACGGTAACCTGTCACCAGTAAAAGTAGAAACATTTGTCAGTGCGGTAGCCGCAGGTTATTTTTGGGGAGGCCTGGCCCATGTGTCTGGGTGGCGACCCTCCTCATTGGCCAGGGGGGGCGTGCTGTAAAGGGATTCCTCCTCCAGCGGTCCGTCGGAGTCCTACAGATTTAGAAGCCTCTTGTTgaacctctcacacacacacttatgttAACACGGCAGCTGATCAAACACACTTTCCAAACAAACTCAGGCAGTAAAACACGTCTATATGTTTGACAATTACTTGAAGTCTGAGGCTTACACTCACTTTGCActaaaactgcttttttttttagccactcCATTATGTTTTTTTGCAAGTTGGTTGGGACATTTGCTTTATGCATAACATAATAAACTTATTTCACTTATACTATATCATCACAATTCCAGTGGGTCACACATTTACTCACATACCCAATGAACTGTGCCTTTAAACTGACCCAGCTTTCCGATTGGCTCGCTGACATAGTTTTTGTCAGCTGGAGCGGTACCTGTGTGCCTACTTAAAGGGCTCATTCCTTCCTTGTTCGACGTCATGGGAAAATCTGTGTTCGTCACTGGGAGCAATTTCTAAATGCCTCAAGGTTCcacttttttctgcaaaaacaagacTCGCACCATGAGACGGAGTAGGAAAGGAGAAGCCACTGTTCCAAATTAGCTATAAAATTGGGCAAAAATGGAACAGGCTgaccataataataatgaccaTTGTTTTAAAGATCACCATCCCTACTGTGAAGCACAGGGGCGGCAGCATCATGTTACGGGGTTGCCTCGCTTCGGGATGGACTGGTGATCATGATGAAGGAAGATTACGTGGATGAAGTAAAGGAACATCTCTGAACATCAGCCTGGAAGTTAAAGCATTGCAAGGGCAACAAAGTGGAAGCACTGGAGTGGCCATTACAAAACTCTGAGATCAATCCAACAGAACATGTgtgggaggaaatgaaaaaacaccAAGCTTGTGGAAGTCTACCCACAAGTTTCTCTCAAGTTAAACAATTTAAAGGGAATGCCAATAAATGGTGACAGGGCTTATGTAAACTTCTGATCATAGAAAGTATAGAGATGGATGTGAAACTGCTCTTcaacagtgaagccaaagcaagcagagctccccctggtggctggctgcagtgtaggtcattaGCTCCTCgttagtggatgagactttGAAGAATGGTTTgtcattttaggcagttaaATTTAATGTCGATGCACGTTCGAGTGTCAGTTATTTGGATACGTTTTTTTTCAGGTAGagatttgacgctatagaaacaggatgtggcattaacggcgaccaccagttgccatgccaaccacccCACAAAACCTGACCCGTGAGCGGGAAACTTTCTGGGTGgattttgcatgttctccctatgTCTGCGAggggtttcctcccacctccaaagacatgctcgttaggttaattggtgaccctaaactaaactgaccctaggtgtgagtgtgaatggttgtttgtatcagtgttagccctgcgatagactggcgaccagtccagggtgtaccccacctctctccCAATGACAGGATAGGCTCCAACAACCCcagcgaccctagtgaggataagcggtagtagaagatgagatgggatgagataatccaacatttccttgtaactagtggaggtagagcagaacaTAGGAGAtggaaggaagtggggacatATTGTCCATATTGCATCTAGTCAATGCTTCACTAGGAATgtgatgaatgaaagaaaagcagaaataaatctcTTTTAATTCTTAAAATGAAGTAGTAACATTAACTGATCTGAGACAGGGAGTGTTTTTACGAGAATGAAATGTCGGGAAAGGTGAAGCACtaagtttaaatgtatttgcataTACAAAGCGCATATAAATCTCTGACTGCAAATTCAAGgtttagggttagtgttagtgGCTTcggagacaacaacaacatcctcgCAACAGATTTCTGAAACAGCTTTTAAGCCAAGTGGAATTTTATTCACAGTTTTAACAGGGATATTTTTTGCAGCAAGTTAAAGAGATAGTACATCCAGTGTTTGGCATCAGCAATGATTCAGATTTTCCTTTACTTCATCGGGTTTATTATAATGCCTTCTTATTGACGTCGTTTTAAAATCTTGATCAACGAAAAAACGGAATCCTGTCTGTGTCTCGTGTCTCATGATTAATAAAAATTAGTATATC
Coding sequences within it:
- the mypn gene encoding myopalladin isoform X3; the encoded protein is MQENNIDQPPSLSQLLRENYLAEARAQQRHSEMSRSDASSSRLQIYGSLKGKAEDAMSHNDPQFPDLSAFLSQEELDESVNLACQAIGHDPREERAEVKVPVTPVAPSSVSSASVSCSATPSVPFLNPSPAPSAAPPAVPFAQPEFKELPAANATYTADRKVHKASTRQDNMIRNSRDSGEGFHDYNRSSRSAPYGLETQSKKEFLNKAADFIEELSSLFKANSSKRVRPRSCKTHRSRSQNKAQNDEIVYPLASDNRERSVMPAELEKEGPSPAVSHQPAVQLDSGTGHVEFQDFRITEEPQYNSVPQEVEEEAEDFASTETPYAEEPVCEPPQFIQKLKSREVPEGSKMQLDCIVRGLPVPEVRWFCEGKELENSPDIQIITNGELHSLIIAEAFEEDTGRYSCFASNFYGTDSTSAEIYVEGASSSDSDVEQHFEHVAQLQRKQPQTPSSLPPPSSQTLPAEEEDSVSSQPAAATEEPAEELFSQTTNQVVPEPLPPVQISASVPPLPEFSQVAVASTAHPVQEEATVLPVQVFTSTSSGDAGLTEVQRVLTAPLGLPAPQTVQTAIAPSLPLNSAPAQTIQPESQTSNHNYPQGLNGQPIMAAPVFTKSLQDLLASEGQLVVLECRVKGSPSPRVDWYREGTLIDDSPDFRILQKKPRSPAESEEICTLVIAEVFPEDSGVFTCTANNKYGTVSSTAALRVKGNGSNSNHVRPLNSLMVKPGPMQEHFPPAPAVNPHLEVAVTSSIKPHSSTIRLDPLISSTVRLDPLNTSTLRLDPHSSSMLRPDPLRTSLPSLEPSSLTSSSSLNARSTSTPNLDPLCLNQQDHPGSIATRPESQSGRQYLSYPRPFVASSAAETSAAQEVPRPSVTSPDTSPKVKGSPNHLNGTPIVIPLPDPPPNSCLKTGTMTNHKHSRSGSRVGLRVHFKLPEDEEEEQSDASFLSDEDPDQASANKEPPPVLAKPKLGPAQLQLLHNQVLMEQQQDTDPPAQTRTQPQHRPPFQVQVQPEVQSSQEGPLWSPRMHREPPFHTYLNTTTTPQQTSHPAPPLTTAPPASSLASSPSPNPTFSPLLNTTPSFSSPPSAPHLKTPSMVTSPPPAPQLNTTPSFSIAPVSQINTIHASHLNMSPAALARTAPTPQFFSPAAPKLSTVPMDSSPALPQITSPAPLLRSTHASLMNLSATSNTFSYTRPKEFIAAQTFSPVRSPSPTESPVPLLHELAAEFNSSAASSPTIPPFPPPTRILPTRVLRSPTSPPSFAPSPTPGSAPFHNSVFALRAQSPPQAPSPTSSSSSPSPIQNPVAFLSSVLPSLSHSQPTNSMGLPRGAPLGLPKKAPKMRPPSAEELRESRESILHDIEKKLNFKDETPRFTHQQKPSNEGKTASRPLGPNIPATVINYDEEYKVSNFEQRLMSEIEFRLERTPVEESDDEVQHDDVPSGKCIAPIFDKKLKNFRAMEGVPVTFSCKVVGVPLPKVYWFKDGKQILRKNVHYKKIREGDGTCALHIESTTSDDDGNYTIMAANPQGRISCSGHLIVQTGPPRNRMTPIHSQRVRSRIQEVESEQTEERFFRPHFLQAPGDMLAHEGRLCRLDCKVSGLPNPELMWLVNGKPIYPDLYHKMLVRENGIHSLIIDPLTQNDAGTYTCIASNKAGQSSFSLELKVVEKEMKHPPQFLEKLQNMGIPEGTPVRLECRVVGMPAPAIYWKKDNETIPKAKDRFSVTQDATGYVCLLIQPTRKEDAGWYTVSAKNEAGVISCTCRLDIYGKYSV
- the mypn gene encoding myopalladin isoform X2; the protein is MQENNIDQPPSLSQLLRENYLAEARAQQRHSEMSRSDASSSRLQIYGSLKGKAEDAMSHNDPQFPDLSAFLSQEELDESVNLACQAIGHDPREERAEVKVPVTPVAPSSVSSASVSCSATPSVPFLNPSPAPSAAPPAVPFAQPEFKELPAANATYTADRKVHKASTRQDNMIRNSRDSGEGFHDYNRSSRSAPYGLETQSKKEFLNKAADFIEELSSLFKANSSKRVRPRSCKTHRSRSQNKAQNDEIVYPLASDNRERSVMPAELEKEGPSPAVSHQPAVQLDSGTGHVEFQDFRITEEPQYNSVPQEVEEEAEDFASTETPYAEEPVCEPPQFIQKLKSREVPEGSKMQLDCIVRGLPVPEVRWFCEGKELENSPDIQIITNGELHSLIIAEAFEEDTGRYSCFASNFYGTDSTSAEIYVEGASSSDSDVEQHFEHVAQLQRKQPQTPSSLPPPSSQTLPAEEEDSVSSQPAAATEEPAEELFSQTTNQVVPEPLPPVQISASVPPLPEFSQVAVASTAHPVQEEATVLPVQVFTSTSSGDAGLTEVQRVLTAPLGLPAPQTVQTAIAPSLPLNSAPAQTIQPESQTSNHNYPQGLNGQPIMAAPVFTKSLQDLLASEGQLVVLECRVKGSPSPRVDWYREGTLIDDSPDFRILQKKPRSPAESEEICTLVIAEVFPEDSGVFTCTANNKYGTVSSTAALRVKGNGSNSNHVRPLNSLMVKPGPMQEHFPPAPAVNPHLEVAVTSSIKPHSSTIRLDPLISSTVRLDPLNTSTLRLDPHSSSMLRPDPLRTSLPSLEPSSLTSSSSLNARSTSTPNLDPLCLNQQDHPGSIATRPESQSGRQYLSYPRPFVASSAAETSAAQEVPRPSVTSPDTSPKVKGSPNHLNGTPIVIPLPDPPPNSCLKTGTMTNHKHSRSGSRVGLRVHFKLPEDEEEEQSDASFLSDEDPDQASANKEPPPVLAKPKLGPAQLQLLHNQVLMEQQQDTDPPAQTRTQPQHRPPFQVQVQPEVQSSQEGPLWSPRMHREPPFHTYLNTTTTPQQTSHPAPPLTTAPPASSLASSPSPNPTFSPLLNTTPSFSSPPSAPHLKTPSMVTSPPPAPQLNTTPSFSIAPVSQINTIHASHLNMSPAALARTAPTPQFFSPAAPKLSTVPMDSSPALPQITSPAPLLRSTHASLMNLSATSNTFSYTRPKEFIAAQTFSPVRSPSPTESPVPLLHELAAEFNSSAASSPTIPPFPPPTRILPTRVLRSPTSPPSFAPSPTPGSAPFHNSVFALRAQSPPQAPSPTSSSSSPSPIQNPVAFLSSVLPSLSHSQPTNSMGLPRGAPLGLPKKAPKMRPPSAEELRESRESILHDIEKKLNFKDETPRFTHQQEYKVSNFEQRLMSEIEFRLERTPVEESDDEVQHDDVPSGKCIAPIFDKKLKNFRAMEGVPVTFSCKVVGVPLPKVYWFKDGKQILRKNVHYKKIREGDGTCALHIESTTSDDDGNYTIMAANPQGRISCSGHLIVQTGPPRNRMTPIHSQRVRSRIQEVESEQTEERFFRPHFLQAPGDMLAHEGRLCRLDCKVSGLPNPELMWLVNGKPIYPDLYHKMLVRENGIHSLIIDPLTQNDAGTYTCIASNKAGQSSFSLELKVVEKEMKHPPQFLEKLQNMGIPEGTPVRLECRVVGMPAPAIYWKKDNETIPKAKDRFSVTQDATGYVCLLIQPTRKEDAGWYTVSAKNEAGVISCTCRLDIYAQWHQNIPAPMKKAPRTGSRYAALTGQGLDIRSAFPTSDTSPILFSSSPPEARLESEEL